ataactaaaaatttcaatattattattccAAAACATCATAGGATAATACTTTTTTGCATACTTTAAAGAAACAGCCCAtcactaaaaagaaaaaaaacaaaaccaaaactttaaacttgatttaaaagttaaaacccaTTTCACATAATCTCTAATTGACCTTTTTGCAATCGAGCCTTATTTCTCCATTGGTACCAGTCAAAGGGTTTAAGTTCCCCATCTTTATCATGGCCTTCGCAAAGCTACTAAAGAACTGGCTTTGACTGCTTGCAAATCTGTTAACAATGGCCACTGTTTCAGCCCCATTAGTAGAAAACAATTCTTGGTCTGTTTGAAGCAACCCCCTACGGTTTTGTAGGTTCGAAAAGTACTTGTTGTCGAACGTAAGCGAACTTTGTTCATCGAGATCGATCAAACTTTTAGTGTCTCCGCCTTTAGGACATCGTTGTTTGAGTGTGTTTGCATATGTCGCGTTGAGGGTAGGATCGGTTTTCCCCGTTATGTTATTGAAGTTGTAGAGTCGGTCCATGAACGCCGCACATCGAGCCCTTCCGAATGTGTGAACACCTAAGAACCAAccatcatgaaaataaaaattaaatgtttgttTATCGAGTGGTTTGAACTATTTATAATCTTTACAATAGAAAGTAATCGTACCGGACAAAGCGACTAGATCAGTAGAATCAAGTCCGACGCTCTTGAACAAGGTTGCAATATTAGCAAGGCTCTCGTGGCCGGTCGGGATACTTCCAGTACCTTCCCGGTGCGCAGTCAGACTATCCCTTCTCCCTAACGGAACTTGCCATTTCGGACCTC
The Gossypium raimondii isolate GPD5lz chromosome 8, ASM2569854v1, whole genome shotgun sequence DNA segment above includes these coding regions:
- the LOC105792751 gene encoding peroxidase 53, which encodes MASFHMITTLLFLLTIMLGASNAQLSATFYAKTCPNVSTIVSNVLQQAQGNDIWIFPKIVRLHFHDCFVHGCDASLLLNGTDGEKTATPNLSTEGYEVIDDIKTALEKACPRVVSCADVLALAAQISVSLGGGPKWQVPLGRRDSLTAHREGTGSIPTGHESLANIATLFKSVGLDSTDLVALSGVHTFGRARCAAFMDRLYNFNNITGKTDPTLNATYANTLKQRCPKGGDTKSLIDLDEQSSLTFDNKYFSNLQNRRGLLQTDQELFSTNGAETVAIVNRFASSQSQFFSSFAKAMIKMGNLNPLTGTNGEIRLDCKKVN